One window of the Enterobacter huaxiensis genome contains the following:
- the tadA gene encoding tRNA adenosine(34) deaminase TadA: MSNPEHNHEYWMRHALTLAQRAWDEGEVPVGAVLVYNNQVIGEGWNRPIGRHDPTAHAEIMALRQGGLVLQNYRLLDTTLYVTLEPCVMCSGAMVHSRIGTLVFGARDEKTGAAGSLMDVLGHPGMNHQVQTIGGVLAPECSGLLSDFFRMRRQQKKQQKAVLNQPGD; encoded by the coding sequence TTGTCCAACCCTGAACACAATCACGAATACTGGATGCGCCACGCGCTAACGCTGGCCCAGCGCGCCTGGGATGAGGGCGAAGTGCCCGTAGGTGCCGTGCTGGTTTATAACAATCAGGTGATTGGGGAAGGCTGGAACCGTCCGATTGGCCGCCACGATCCTACCGCGCACGCCGAAATTATGGCGCTTCGCCAGGGGGGACTGGTGCTGCAAAACTATCGCCTGCTCGATACCACCCTGTACGTCACGCTGGAGCCCTGCGTGATGTGTTCGGGGGCGATGGTACACAGCCGAATCGGAACCCTGGTTTTTGGCGCGCGGGATGAAAAAACCGGCGCGGCGGGTTCGCTGATGGACGTGCTCGGCCATCCGGGCATGAACCATCAGGTGCAGACTATCGGTGGGGTACTTGCACCAGAGTGTTCGGGTCTGCTGAGTGACTTCTTTCGAATGCGCCGGCAGCAGAAAAAGCAACAAAAGGCAGTATTGAACCAGCCGGGCGATTAA